The sequence below is a genomic window from Desulfobulbus oligotrophicus.
AGTCCTCAAAAGACCATGGTGTTCGCGCCGCCTCTGTGCCTTTTGATATTGCCGCCGATTTCCTCCCTGATCTTTTTAGAAAACCGGACAAGCATCTTGAGCGCCTCGCCTCTGGTCTCCCTGAGACCGCTCCAGAATTCGACGATATCATCCACCGTAGCGAGGTGATGCAGCGGATTATTCTCAAAGCTCGCCGTGTAGCGCCACGCTCCATTCCTGTGTTGATCGAAGGCGAATCCGGAACCGGCAAGGAGCTGTTCGCTCGTGCCATTCACGACGCCGGTCCTCGCAAGCATAAACCTTTCGTGGCCATCAACTGCGGGGCTATCCCCTCTGAGTTGGTCGAATCCGAACTGTTTGGTCACGAAAAAGGAGCCTTTACCGGAGCCGTCACTGCACGTGTCGGCCATTTTGAGGCCGCGCACACCGGCACCATTTTTCTTGATGAGATCGGTGAGTTGCCAAAAGAAATGCAGGTCAAATTGCTCCGCACTCTGCAAGAAGGCGAGGTCAGACGGATTGGCGCAGCCCAGCCCAGGAATGTTGATGTGCGCATTATTGCAGCCACCAATCGAAATCTTATCGACGAGGTAGCCGCCGGCTCCTTCCGCGAGGATCTTTTCTTCCGACTGGCAGTAGCAGTAATCAACCTGCCACCTTTAAGGGAGCGCGAAGGCGATCTCAGTCTGTTGATCGATCGTTTCCTGGAGAGAATCAATCGGGAAAGTGAAAGTGAGCCCGGATATAAACACAAAAAAATTTCTGCATCAGCAAGAAATCTTCTCTTGAGACATCCCTGGCCGGGCAATATCCGCGAGTTGCAGAATACGCTCACCAGGGCGGCGGTATGGTCAATGGATGAAGAACTGGTCGAGCAGGATATCCGTGAGGCCTTGCTGCCTGTTCCGGCGAAAGGCCGGATGACTGGCGAAGAAACCATTCTCAACCGCCCATTCACGCTTGGTTTCAGCCTGCCGGAGGTGATGAAGACCGTAGCTGTCCACTACCTCGAAAGAGGCCTCGCCGAACACGATGGCAATAAAACAATCGCTGCGAAAACCCTAGGTCTGCCGAGCTACCAAACCTTGACCAACTGGCTCAAGAAATACGGTCTCGAATAAGTTGGCACGACCGTTGCTTTGAAGGAGGGCATGAAGATCATGGACTCGATAAATTTTGAGATGCTGCGCAAGCAATGGCCAGAGCTGGCCACTTTGGGCGGCTTTGCCGAGCTGTATGTCCGCACCGATGCTTCGAGCGCGCTGATCAAACTGCGCACCTTTGCCGAGCAGATGGTGGCCGGCATCTATCAGTTCCACAATCTTGCCCTGCCGTATCAGCAAAACCTCTTCGATCTGCTCGCCGAGGAACCCTTCAAGCAAGCCGTACCCAAGGTGGTTCTGGACAAACTGCATCAAATTCGGCTGGACGGCAACAAAGCGGCGCACGGCAAGCCGGTGGACAGTCCGGCCGCCCTGGCCTGCCTGCGTGAGGCGTGGGGTCTTGGCTGGTGGTATTTTGCCACCTATGGCGGCGGCAAAGCCGACGAATGTTTTGCCTTTCAGGAGCCTCCCGAAGACATCAAGGCCAAACTCAAGAAGGAGAAGAAAGCGGCCCTGGAGAAGCTCGCCGCCCAGGAGGCGCAACTTCAAGAATTGCTCCAGCAGGTCGATGCCCTACGCGCCCAGGCAAAAGCCGCCGAGAAATCCGAGGCCGAACTGCATGCGCTCAAGACCGCCGGCCAGGCTGCCGCCGACGCCCTCAAGTTTGATGAGGCAACCACCAGAAAGCGCCTCATCGACAAACAACTGATCGCTGTTGGCTGGAATATCGATCCCAACGGCGGCAACACCGCTGAAGTGTCCCTGGAGGAGGCTGTTGCCCATCAACCCACCACCACCGGCACGGGTTATGCCGATTATGTCCTCTGGGATGATACCGGCAAGCCGCTGGCAGTCATCGAGGCCAAAAAAACCTCCGCCAGCCCCGAGAACGGCCGCACCCAGGCGAAGCTCTATGCGGATGGGCTGGAAAAGAAGCACGGTCAGCGACCGGTGATCTTCTACACCAATGGCTTTGATATCACCATCTGGGACGACGCCCAAGGGTATCCTCCCCGCCAGATATTCGGCTTTTACTCCAAGGACAGCCTGCAATACCTGATCCGCCAGCGCCAGACCAAGCAACCCCTCGCCAAGGTGGAGCCGAAAAAAGAAATCATCGGCACCCGCATGTACCAGATTCAGGCCATCCAAGCGGTCTGCGAACGCTTCAGCGCCAAGCAGCGCAAGGCCCTCATTGTCCAGGCCACCGGCACTGGCAAGACCAGGGTCGCAACCGCCATCATTGATGCACTGGTCCGCGCAAACTGGGGCATCCGGGTGCTTTTTCTCTGCGATCGCCTAGAACTACGTAAGCAGGCCAAGAACACCATCACCGATTTCATCAAGGAGCCATGGACCTACGTCACTTCGCAAACCGCGCAGGACAGGACCAAGCGGCTGTATTTCGCCACCTATCCGGCAATGATGAAGATTTTTCAGACCTTTGACACCGGTTTTTTTGATCTGATCATCGCCGACGAGTCGCACCGCTCCATCTACAACCGCTACAGCGACCTGTTCAAATGGTTCGACAGCCTGCAGGTCGGCTTGACTGCCACACCGGTGGACAAGATCAACCGCAACACATTCCGGTTGTTCAACTGCCAGGATAAGTACCCCACCGTCTACTACCCGCTGGAGCAGGCAATCAAAGAACACTACTTGGTCCCCTACGAGGTGTACACCCACACCACCGGCTTTTTACGCGATGGAATCAAATTCAACCAACTCTCCGAAGACCAGCGGGAAGAGCTGGAGGATGCCGGCGAGAATCCGGAGCTGTTTAACTTCGATCCCCAGGATATCGACAAGAAGATCTTCAACCGCGATACCAACCGCCAAATCATCCGCAACCTGATGGAGCACGGTATCCGCGACGGGATGGGCCAGTTACCCGGTAAGACCATCATCTTTGCCCGCAACCACAACCATGCCGTGCTGCTGGCCCAGGTGTTCGACGAGCTGTATCCCCAATACGGCGGCACCTTCTGCCAGGTGATCGACAATTACGACCCGCGTGCCGAGCAGTTGATCGATGACTTCAAGGATCCGGCCAATCCGCTGACCATCGCTGTTTCCGTGGATATGCTCGACACCGGCATCGACGTGCCCGAGGTGGTCAATCTTGTCTTTGCCAAGCCGATCTTTTCCTGGGTCAAATTCTGGCAGATGATCGGCCGGGGCACCCGCCTCTGCGAAAATCTGTTCGGACCGGGCAAGGATAAGAAAAATTTCCGCATCTTCGACCACTGGGGCAACTTCGAGCGCTTCGAGATCGACCGTCCCGAAGCCGACCCGGCTCCGTCCAAGTCAATCATGCAACTGGTTTTCGAGGCGCGAATCAGTCTCGCGGAAACCGCTCTGGCCAAAGGCGAGCTGGACACCGTCCGCGATACCGTCGAGCTGATCCGCAAAGACCTCAACGCCCTACCTGAGGAGACCATCGCTGTGCGGGAGCGGTGGCGGGAGAGAAGCGGCCTGCTTGCCCAGGGCGTGCTCGACCAGTTTGCCCCTGCCACGGTGGCCGCGCTCCGCAACGAGATGGCGCCGCTCATGCAGTGGGTCTATACCCGCGACCATAGCGATGCCTATGCCTTTGACCTGCTGACCGTCAATGCCCAGGTGGAATTGCTGCGTCAGTCCGGGCGTTTTACCGACTGCAAGGATCAGATCCAGGAACGGGTGAACGGATTGCTTAAACATCTCAATCCGGTACAGGCCAAGATTGATCTGATCAAGCAGGTAGCGTCCAGCGAGTTTTGGGATATGATTAATGTTGCCACGCTGGAGACACTGCGACAGGAGCTGCGGGGCATCATGCACCACCGGCAGAAACCGACCGTGAATCCGTTGCCGCCCAAGACAATTGACGTTGCCGATGGCGAAGTGGAACTGAACCGCCGCACCAGCAACGTCAAGTCCATCGACATGCAGCTTTACCGCCAACTGGTGGAAGAGACCCTGGAGCAGTTGTTCGTCACCAACCCGGCCCTGCAGAAGATCAGGCGGGGCGAGCCGGTTTCGCAGCAGGATCTGAACTCGCTCGTCTCCCTGGTCCTGACCCAGAATCCGGACGTCAATCTGGAGTTGCTGCGCGAATTTTTTCCGGATTCGACTCCGCCGCTGGATTTCATCATCCGCACCATCATCGGTATGGAGCCCGAGGCCGTGGAAGAGCGCTTTGCCGCCTTTGCCCGCAGGTTTGCGGATAACTCCCGCCAAACCCTGTTCCTGCGCCTGCTCAAGAACCACATCCAGAAATACGGGGCGATCACGGTGGAAAAACTCTACGAGGAACCCTTTACCACCATCGCCAGCGACGGCCTCGACGGCGTATTTACCAGCGAAGACCAGGTGGACGAACTGATCACCATCCTTGAAACCTTTCAACCCAAAACAGGAGCACCAACGGCATGATTACCGGCCAACTGAAAAGCGATATCGACAAACTCTGGGACGATTTCTGGAGCGGCGGCATCGCCAACCCGCTCTCGGTCATCGAGCAGATCTCCTTTCTCATGTTCGCCCGCCTGCTCGACATCCGGGAGATTCGGGAAGAGAAGAAGGCCAGTCGCACCGGCAAACCCTTCCGTCGCCTGTTTAGCGACAAACCCCTTGCCGACGAGGTGCGCGGCAAAATGCTGGGCGACCTGGTTAAAACTGAACAGGATCTGCGCTGGTCCCATTTCAAGCATCTGAACGGCGAGGATATGCTCCGGGTGGTTCGTGACGGCGTCTTTCCCCATTTCAAGACCGTGGCTGTCGATGGCGCCCGATTCGGCGAATACATGAAGGATGCCCAGTTGCTGATCCAGAAAACCAACCTGCTGGTCACCGCGGTCAATACCATCGACCAGTTGCCGCTCACCAAAGGCGACACCAAGGGCGATCTGTACGAATACATGCTGGGCAAACTCACCACTGCCGGCATTGCCGGGCAGTTCCGCACCCCGCGCCATATCATCGCCAAAATGGTGGAAATGCTGGCCCCCAAGCCGGATGAAATTATTGGCGACCCTGCCTGCGGTACGGGCGGTTTCCTGGTGCAGACCATGCACTACCTGCTGAAAACCAACACCACCCCGGGCATGGAATATCAGGACGAGGATGGCAGCCTGGTCTACCCTGGCGACCGATTGGAACCGTTCCGGGCGCATATCCAGTCCGGACTGCTGCACGGCTTTGACTTTGACGCCACCATGCTGCGCATCGCCGCCATGAACCTGCTGCTGCACAACATCGAGGCCCCGAATATCCACTACATGGATACCCTCTCCAACCGCTTCCCTGAAGGTTTCCCGGCCGAGGCGGAAGGATTTTTTGACATTATCCTGGCCAATCCACCCTTCAAGGGCAGCCTGGACTATGAGGATGTTCATCCGGTTCTCCTGAAAAAGGTCAAAACCAAGAAGACCGAACTGCTCTTTGTGACCCTGATCCTCAAGATGCTCAAAATTGGTGGCCGTTCCGCCACCATTGTGCCGGAGGGCGTGCTGTTCGGCTCTTCCAAGGCGCACCAGGCCCTGCGCCGGATGCTGGTGGACGACAACCAGTTGGAGGCGGTTATTTCCCTGCCTTCAGGCGTGTTTAAGCCCTATGCCGGCGTTTCCACGGCAGTCATTGTTTTTACCAAGGGCGGGCGAACAGATCAGGTCTTTTTCTACGATGTCCAGGCCGATGGCTTTTCCCTGGATGATAAACGCATTGAGGTTGCAGAAAACGACCTGCCGGATTTGCTCGAACGCTGGCAGCAGCGCAACCCCAAACAGGACACTGACCGCACCCAAAGGCATTTTTTTGTGGCTGCTGATGATATACGGGCCAACAAGTACGACCTCTCTATCAACCGCTACAAGGAAACAGTCTACCAGGAGGAGCAGTATGAACCGCCCAGGGAGATTCTGGCGCGAATGATGGACTTGGAGAAGGAGATCATGGCGGACATGGAAGAGCTGCGGGGGATGTTGGGATGATGAAGTACGTTCCTTTGAGTGAAGTAGTTCATGTTGCAATGGGTTCCGCTCCACCTGGTGAATCGTATAATGAAAACGGTCGAGGTGTTCCAATGATTGCGGGTGCTGGTGACTATGGAGCACAATATCCTCAGCCCAAAAAATGGACGACAGCTCCGTCTCGTGTAACTGAAATTGGCGATCTGATTGTATGCGTCAGAGCAACAATTGGAGATTTGAATTGGGCGGACAAAATTTATTGTCTTGGTCGTGGTGTCGCAGGGTTAAGAGCAAAAAAAGGAAAAGTCGATATCAAATATGCGGCACATTATATCAATTCAAAAAAGGAAGAATTGTCCAAGTTGGGTACAGGATCAACATTTCTTGCGATCCGCAGGAATGATTTAGAAGAATTTCCTATCCCCCTCCCCCCGTTGGCGGAGCAGAAGCGGATTGCGGCCATCCTGGACAAGGCCGACGCCATCCGCCGCAAACGGCAAGCCGCCATTGAACTCGCCGACGACTTCCTCCGCGCCACCTTCCTCGACATGTTCGGAGACCCCGTTTCCAACCCTAAGGGGTGGGGTGTAAAAAAATTCGCTGAAATTGGAACGCTCGACCGTGGTATCTCAAAACATCGCCCTCGAAATGCCCCTGAGCTTCTCGGGGGGCCATACCCATTGATCCAAACCGGGGATGTGGCAAACTCGAATGGATATATCAGCAATTACAAAAGCACATATTCAGAGATTGGCTTGAAGCAGAGCAAATTGTGGCCATCTGGCACCTTATGCATAACCATCGCGGCAAATATTGCTAAAACAGGAATTTTGACTTTTGATGCATGTTTTCCTGATAGTGTGGTTGGTTTTTTTCCGAATGGTCTCTCGACCACAGTGTATGTTCAACATTGGCTTGGATTTCTTCAGAAAATTCTGGAAGAGAGCGCCCCTGAATCAGCTCAAAAAAACATTAATCTGGAAATCTTAAGAAACCTTAACACCCCTTTACCTCCGGTCGATTTACAGCGAGAATTTGCCGAGCGTGTTGCTATTGTTCAGGTATTACTGGCAAAACAAAACACAGAAATACTTGAGCTGGAGAATCTATTCAATTCCCTCAACCAACGCGCCTTTCGTGGAGAACTATAACAGCTAACCCTGATATCTTTATGCCCTATACGGCCAGCCAAACTGACAACCTCAATCTCCATGTCATCACCTGTGCCGGCTCTGGCAATACCCAGGTGATGGCGGCACGGGTGGCTCATTCGCTCAAGACCAAAGCAACGGAAGGGTTCACCCTGACGAGCATCGTGGCCTTCACATTCACCCAGAAGGCCGCCGCCGAACGTAAGGATCAGCCCCACTATTGCTGACCTGAACTGTTGGCATCGACTCCATCAAGATCTGAACGATATCCGCCTTGAAACCTTTCGCTGCTGCTTTCCCCCAGCTCTCCGCTCCACACCTCTGCACCGGGCCGATTGGCGAGCGCCCTTCGTCCGCAAGATTTCTTGCGTTACACAAATAATTTTATCACCTGCGTAACGCTCTTTGGCTGAAGCCGTTCCAATCATCATCTGCAATTCTCGGCCGTTCAATACCGGCGGTACGAGCCTTCACAAACAACTTTGCCCAGCTTGAATACCATCCCCACAGAGTCGGCCTCGCAACGATCGCTCGGCCAGATCATCCTGTTTTTTTGAGAAAAATATTCTCACCATCAGTTTACAAACAAAAAGGAACAGGTACAATTGAAGTAGTTTGAGCAGTTGGCATGCAGCCTGCAATTAAAGGGCATGACAACAACACATACCTTCCCAACCACTTCTCGTTTCATACGGCCAATTGGCATGGAATCATTCCTGGACCCATCAAAGACTGCATCGAAGAAAGAAATCGACGATGTGTTTGATGCCAATGAACTAGCCTTTCTCTTCGCCAATCATCAATCCATTCTCACGAAACGTCAACACTTCGAAATCGATGAGCATGAGGCGCGCAAGATTGCTGGTCAGCAGGATCGTCCTTCACTTGATCAATCTGCAGGTTTGGCTCGTTCTGGTGATTGCCCGAGTAAAGGACATTCCATAGATGAAGGCTTGGATCAGGCTGAAATCAGTAAGAGTGTCACAGAACCAGGGGTAAATGTTGACCTTGAGGATGTGGTGGAGAAAGTTGAAGATAACGAACTCTTCGTCGATGATTCAGCATGCGCCCAAAGTGAGGAGGAGGAACTTGAGGATCTCCAGTTAGACCAATATCTCGATGAGGAGGAGCTGTTCGAGCTGGAGGGCGAGCAACTTGAGATTATTTCTGCTGTTGAGGAAGAGTTTGATGTTGAAAGCTTGGTGCCGGAAACAAGTAAAGAATTCTTGGAGAATGAGCCCGGGTCGGATGCAACCGAAGAAGAGGATGCCGTTGATTGGGCGTTGCTGCTTGATGCGGAAGACGAATTTGATCCTGAACTGCTCGGCCTGCTCGATGAAACCGAAGTCGAAACAGGAGGCCAGCTGACCGATGAGGAGCGCGCCCTGCAAATGGCCTCCTTCCTTGGCGATCAATGTGAACTCGACCGGGAAGAAGTATCGCTTATCGCAGAAATTTTTACGGTCAACGGCTGGGCCGCCTGCAAAACGGCGATTCTCCGCGAGCTTGCTGAAGGGACGTCTGTGGAGGAATTGTACCTGGCCTCGCAAGTGAAAGAGATATGGAAGGAGCATTATGAGTTCTACAGCGGCCAAGCAAGTAACTATCGCGTTCTGACCTGGCCGACGGCGCTTTGCATCATCAGGTCTTTCGCTGGATACCCTGATCCGGAAGAGGTCGAGCAGATGTTGGTCCGTCTACATGACCATTGGCGATACGACGACATCCAGCGGAGAATTTCAAAGACATTTAACGAATATATCATTGGAAAATTCAGCCATGGCGCGGAAGTCTCCGAATTTTACAGAGAAGCAATAGTCGACAGGCATTCGTTTTTGGTTGACCTGGAACTGCTCCCTCCAAGCAGCGAGGATATTCCGGAACTCACCTTTGATAAACGTGGTCATATTCTAAAAAAAGTTAGAAATTTATACAGATAATAACTGAAGGTGCTTCATAATGCCAAGGGCGAGACTAACACCAATTGCCGGTTGCTGGGTCAGGAAAAAAGGCAATAACGAGGTTGGCAGGGTTGTTGAATCCGATCTGAAAAATGATCCATCAAGCTGCCGGGTGCAATGGCTGCAAAACCGTCAGAAGGAGTGTGTTTCTCGGCAGCAGCTGGTTTGCGGATTTCCTTTGGGTGTGGAGGTACAGGATGCTCCGCCCTCGAGAACCCGGCGGTCGCTGGGGGAAGGGGTAATCCTGGAAACGAGGCGGATTGGCCGACGCGAGCAGGTGTTGGTTGACTTTCTTGAGCGCGGAGAAAGGCATTGGCTTCCCTTTGAGAACCTACGGGCAATTAAAGGGGTCTGGCAACGATTTGAGTTGTCCCAGACAGGGGAAGCCGGCAATGCCGAACGGTTTCGCCTGCGTAGCCTGGCGCACGCCATTGAAATGTGGCACGAGAATACCGGCGCCTTATCCCGGCTTGATATCGATCCGCTGCCGCACCAGATTCATCTGGTGCACCATATTCTCGCCTCCGGTAATCTCAACTGGATGATCGCCGATGACGTGGGCCTCGGCAAAACCATTGAGGTCGGCATGCTGCTCTCCGCCTTGATCCGGCGGGGAACGCACCGGAAAATTTTGTTGGTGGTGCCGTCCGGGCTGGTCAATCAATGGAAGGAAGAACTGCACCACAAATTCGCGCTCAGCGATTTTCAGATCTATGGAGAAGATTTTGAAATCCATGATGCCCGGCACTGGAAATTGTATGATTTTGTGATTGGATCGCTGGACTTGTTGAAATCAGAGAATCATCTGCCCAAACTGTTGCAGGCCGATAATTGGGATCTGATTGTCTTTGATGAGGCGCATCGGTTGAGCCGCATGCAATACGGCATGAAATTTCAAAGCTCGGAACGCTTCCGGCTCGCCGCCGCACTGAGGAAAAAATCGGATGCCCTGCTTTTACTGACCGCCACCCCGCACCAAGGAAAAAACGACAAGTTCCAGGGCTTGCTGGAGTTGATCAGGCCGAGCTTCAAAAACCACATCCGCAACTTATCACTGCATCCTGAAATTCTTCGGGAGATGGTGATCAGAAACAACAAGTCGGACGCGACCGATGCAGAAGGAAATTTCATTTTTCAGGGAAAAACCACCTCATCGATAGCTGTGGATCAAAATGAAGCAGAGCGCTCCTTTGACAGACATTTAAAAAAATATCTGCAGGAAGGGTATAACTCCCAGGGCAGAGGATCGGAGATCAGAGACCGGGCGATCGGTTTCGTTATGGCGACCTACCGGAAATTGGCTGCCTCAAGCATTGCATCCATTGAGAGGGCGCTGAGAAAACGGCTTGAACGGCTGCTGGGTGATATCGCCGCCGAGGCCTCATCGATGGTTGATATCGAAGCGGTGGACGAGCGGTTCGTCGGGGAATGGGAAGAAACTGATTATGGGCCAAGATTGGAGTTTTTCCATGGCGAAATCGATCTGCTCAATGATCTGCTGCGACAGGCGGAACTTGTCTTCAACCACGACAGCAAACTTTCAGTCTTGCTCAACCAGCTGATCCCAGCCATTCGCGGGGAGAATCTCAAGGAAAAGGTGGTGATCTTCACGGAATACCGTGGGACACAGGATTATCTGTCGCGAGCGCTCTCGGAACGGTACGGCGAGCAATCCGTGGCTGTCATTCACGGAGGGCAGGACAGAAGCGAACGGGAACAGGCGATTATCCAGTTCGAGGACGAGGGCGGACAGTTTCTCGTTTCCACCGAGGCGGGGGGAGAAGGGATCAACCTGCAGCGGCAATGCCATGTAATGGTGAACTACGATCTGCCCTGGAATCCGATGCGCTTGGTGCAAAGAGTCGGACGCCTCTACAGATATGGGCAGCAAAAGAAGGTCTTAGTTTTCAATGTCAGCGTGTCGGAGTCAATGGATGGCAGCATTCTTAACATCCTCTACAATAGAATAGAAAATGTCGTTTCCGATATGTCGGTCCTGGGCGGAGAATACCGTCCCGGATTTGAGGCTGAAATCCTGGGAGAGCTGGTTGAGGTACTCGATGTTGCTGATATCATAAACAAGTCAAACCAGGAACCGATCGTCCGCACTCAAGAAAAAATTGAGGAAGCATTGAAAGTAGCACGGCTGGCTGTCGAGAAACAACGAGAATTGATGCAGTACGCTGCCGGCTACGACCCGCATGAAGGCGCAGGTGAATTATCGATAGGACTTGAGCATGTCCAAGCATTTCTTGAAGGGGTTTTTGCCGCATTTCACATTGAGATACTAGAGAGGACTCATCAAGGAAAAGTGATGCGAATAAAGCTGCCGCAAGAAATAGCTGAGGAGATCGGAATATTGGGATTGCAGATGCAAATAACCCTGGACAGAACTATTGCATCACGCCGCCGGGAAATTTTGATGATGGACCTTGATGCCCCGCTTTTTAATTATCTTTTGAAAAAGGTGAAAAAATACTCGTTCGATGGGCGGGTGGCAAATCTGCAAGGATTGGAATCTGACGCCGTAATTACTACAATGCTTCGATGGCAAAATGATCAAGGGGTACGGATGCGCCAAGAGTTTGCGGCTTTTCTTATCACGGATGGAAGTTGCACAAGGAACCCGAAAGCATTTTCCGAGTGGTTGAAACAACCGGCGCTCGACGGGCATTCACCTGACGTCGAAAGGGGCAAAGTGAAAAAATACTACCAAATTGCCGTCGAAGCTATGGACGCTAGACTCGATGAAATGAGCAACAGGGATTTGCATCCCGAAAACAGACAACTGGTCACCGGCGGCTTTGTCGCTTGAAATAAACCAATAACGTTCGAGGTCCTCTAGTGAGGAAAGGAAAAGGGAATGGCCAGCCAGAAATATTCCGTCAATCAGCACCTAATCGAGACCCTAATGGCCTGGGTCAAGTCCGGCGAAATTGCCATCCCGGAGATTCAGCGTCCATTTGTCTGGGATGCCACCCAGGTTCGGGATCTGCTCGACAGCCTCTATCAAGGGTATCCGGTCGGCTACATCATTGTTTGGAAAAATCCGGATGTGCAGTTGAAGGATGGATCGCTTTCAGGGGGCAAGAAGATCCTCATTGACGGACAACAACGGATTACCGCACTGTCGGCGGCCCTTGTGGGCAACGAGGTGATAAACAAGGAATATCGAAAAGTTCGCATACGCATTGCCTTCAACCCCAAAGAGGAACGGTTTGAAGTGAGTAATCCGGCTATCGTGCGCGATAAGTCCTGGATTCCCGACATTGCGCCGATCATGCAGGGGGAAATTGGCTTGCTCAAACTGGTACGCCAATACACCGAGGCCAATTCTGAGATGGACGAGGACCATCTGGAGAGAGTGTTAACTCAATTAATTGGCATTACCAAAAAACAGATTGGCATGATCGAGTTGGCCGCTGAACTTGACATCGAAATGGTCACCGAAATTTTCATCCGCATCAATCGTGAAGGGGTGACATTGAGTCAGGCCGACTTCGCCATGAGCAAGATTGCAGCCAACGAAATCTATGGCGGCAACCTCCTCCGCAAGGCTATCGACTATTTCTGCCACCTAGCAGTAGCGCCTGAGTTCTATTTCTTTATCAAGGAGAACGATCCAGAATTTACTGCCACCGACTTCTTCAAAAAAATGGAGTGGCTGCGCAACGAAAATGAGGATCTTTACGACCCGACCTATAGCGATATGCTACGTGTGGCCTTTGTAGCCCATTTTGCACGTGGAAAGTTAGGCGATCTGGTAGGCCTGCTCTCGGGACGCGACTTTGTGACCCGTACTTATAAGGATGAGATTGCTGAACAATCCTTTGCACGCTTGAAGGATGGCGTCATGGCGTTCATGAAAGAG
It includes:
- a CDS encoding DEAD/DEAH box helicase, with the protein product MQWLQNRQKECVSRQQLVCGFPLGVEVQDAPPSRTRRSLGEGVILETRRIGRREQVLVDFLERGERHWLPFENLRAIKGVWQRFELSQTGEAGNAERFRLRSLAHAIEMWHENTGALSRLDIDPLPHQIHLVHHILASGNLNWMIADDVGLGKTIEVGMLLSALIRRGTHRKILLVVPSGLVNQWKEELHHKFALSDFQIYGEDFEIHDARHWKLYDFVIGSLDLLKSENHLPKLLQADNWDLIVFDEAHRLSRMQYGMKFQSSERFRLAAALRKKSDALLLLTATPHQGKNDKFQGLLELIRPSFKNHIRNLSLHPEILREMVIRNNKSDATDAEGNFIFQGKTTSSIAVDQNEAERSFDRHLKKYLQEGYNSQGRGSEIRDRAIGFVMATYRKLAASSIASIERALRKRLERLLGDIAAEASSMVDIEAVDERFVGEWEETDYGPRLEFFHGEIDLLNDLLRQAELVFNHDSKLSVLLNQLIPAIRGENLKEKVVIFTEYRGTQDYLSRALSERYGEQSVAVIHGGQDRSEREQAIIQFEDEGGQFLVSTEAGGEGINLQRQCHVMVNYDLPWNPMRLVQRVGRLYRYGQQKKVLVFNVSVSESMDGSILNILYNRIENVVSDMSVLGGEYRPGFEAEILGELVEVLDVADIINKSNQEPIVRTQEKIEEALKVARLAVEKQRELMQYAAGYDPHEGAGELSIGLEHVQAFLEGVFAAFHIEILERTHQGKVMRIKLPQEIAEEIGILGLQMQITLDRTIASRRREILMMDLDAPLFNYLLKKVKKYSFDGRVANLQGLESDAVITTMLRWQNDQGVRMRQEFAAFLITDGSCTRNPKAFSEWLKQPALDGHSPDVERGKVKKYYQIAVEAMDARLDEMSNRDLHPENRQLVTGGFVA
- a CDS encoding GmrSD restriction endonuclease domain-containing protein, encoding MASQKYSVNQHLIETLMAWVKSGEIAIPEIQRPFVWDATQVRDLLDSLYQGYPVGYIIVWKNPDVQLKDGSLSGGKKILIDGQQRITALSAALVGNEVINKEYRKVRIRIAFNPKEERFEVSNPAIVRDKSWIPDIAPIMQGEIGLLKLVRQYTEANSEMDEDHLERVLTQLIGITKKQIGMIELAAELDIEMVTEIFIRINREGVTLSQADFAMSKIAANEIYGGNLLRKAIDYFCHLAVAPEFYFFIKENDPEFTATDFFKKMEWLRNENEDLYDPTYSDMLRVAFVAHFARGKLGDLVGLLSGRDFVTRTYKDEIAEQSFARLKDGVMAFMKENHFKRFLMILKSAGFVDSSQLQNRQGPLNFAYALYLKLRRDDYPADKIEHYVRRWFVLSILTGRYSGPLETLFEKDIRSIDQGDFGAFLVNIEAAELSDTFWNVGLVQAMNTSSSNHPAYKAFLAAQVKNNHRGFLSRNITVRSMLEHRGDVHHIFPKNYLQREFGLKRSEYNQIANYVYTQQEINIAVSNQAPGQYLAKVIEQCATNQPVYGGIVDLDDLKYNFEENAVPIALLDNPELSYGQFLTERRRLIAHQLQSYYFSL